A single Elaeis guineensis isolate ETL-2024a chromosome 15, EG11, whole genome shotgun sequence DNA region contains:
- the LOC105058784 gene encoding LOW QUALITY PROTEIN: uncharacterized protein (The sequence of the model RefSeq protein was modified relative to this genomic sequence to represent the inferred CDS: inserted 1 base in 1 codon), with product MDTLIPCQFRPARSIPIKKTLMSLSIRPRNLQLHGKAKHDQTRFALRAAKIQQPNLSDTHKNPPAKNDDDGILADDVKMLAKFKSRHNYIRVLEVSRRADHPLAGSRLLLLDNPGNIHSISFLFKCLTSTYFDIFATLPPILPPGPIAILGFGAGSAARLILHLYPETEIHGYELDPSVIAVAREFFSLTKLEKQNQDRLFIYVDDALNADYKGGFAGILVDLFSKGSVIPELQDSRTWKELRKRLRKGGRMMVNCGGVXVESEDPKRDGESVKEETLRAMSRVFADQVFVLNLDHRKEDSSVALTGPLPDLEAWKEALPASLRCYVDMWTPYR from the exons ATGGACACCCTGATTCCCTGCCAGTTTCGACCAGCGAGGTCAATTCCGATCAAAAAAACCCTCATGTCTCTCTCGATTAGACCTCGAAACCTCCAGTTGCATGGCAAAGCGAAGCACGATCAGACAAGATTCGCACTCCGAGCCGCCAAGATCCAACAGCCCAATCTGTCCGACACCCATAAGAATCCCCCGGCCAAGAACGACGATGATGGGATTCTGGCCGACGACGTCAAGATGCTGGCCAAATTCAAGTCCCGGCACAACTACATCCGCGTCCTCGAAGTGTCTCGGCGCGCCGACCACCCGCTAGCGGGctcccgcctcctcctcctcgacAACCCCGGCAACATCCACAGCATCTCCTTCCTCTTCAAGTGCCTCACGTCCACCTATTTCGACATCTTCGCCACCCTCCCTCCCATTCTCCCTCCGGGCCCCATCGCCATTCTCGGCTTCGGTGCCGGCTCCGCCGCCCGGCTTATCCTCCATCTATACCCGGAAACCGAAATCCACGGATACGAGCTCGACCCGTCGGTGATCGCCGTCGCAAGAGAATTCTTCAGCCTGACAAAACTAGAGAAGCAGAACCAAGACAGGCTCTTCATATATGTGGACGACGCGCTCAACGCCGACTACAAGGGCGGCTTCGCGGGGATCTTGGTGGATCTCTTCTCGAAGGGGAGCGTGATCCCGGAGCTCCAAGATTCGAGAACTTGGAAGGAATTAAGGAAACGATTGAGGAAAGGAGGGCGGATGATGGTGAACTGCGGGGGAG GTGTGGAGTCGGAGGACCCGAAGAGAGACGGGGAGTCGGTGAAGGAGGAGACGCTGAGGGCGATGAGCCGGGTATTTGCCGACCAAGTGTTTGTTTTAAATCTTGACCATAGGAAGGAGGATAGCTCTGTGGCTTTGACTGGACCGCTGCCTGATCTGGAGGCCTGGAAGGAGGCGCTGCCGGCCTCCTTGAGGTGCTACGTTGATATGTGGACTCCTTACCGTTAG
- the LOC140850809 gene encoding LOW QUALITY PROTEIN: LOB domain-containing protein 25-like (The sequence of the model RefSeq protein was modified relative to this genomic sequence to represent the inferred CDS: inserted 1 base in 1 codon), with translation MASSSTSSSNSPCAACKFLRRKCMPGCIFAPYXPPEEPQKFANVHKIFGASNVTKLLNELLPHQREDAVNSLAYEAEARVKDPVYGCVGAISVLQRQVQRLQKELDAANADLLRYACSEIPTGLPVPPSLVSPMGTYQRIEYGRRVGNGGNSFYQPSGMPVPYPPPWTTNNLTGDANNPSGDVDQREGGESSM, from the exons ATGGCATCGTCGAGTACTTCTTCTTCCAACTCCCCCTGCGCCGCCTGCAAATTCTTGCGGAGGAAGTGCATGCCAGGCTGCATCTTCGCACCCT TTCCCCCAGAAGAGCCGCAGAAATTTGCCAACGTCCACAAGATCTTCGGGGCCAGCAACGTCACCAAGCTCCTCAACGAGCTCCTCCCCCACCAGCGGGAGGATGCCGTCAACTCGCTCGCCTACGAGGCGGAGGCCCGGGTGAAGGACCCCGTGTACGGCTGTGTTGGGGCCATCTCGGTCCTCCAGCGACAGGTCCAAAGGCTCCAGAAGGAGCTGGACGCCGCCAACGCCGACCTCCTCCGCTATGCTTGCAGCGAGATCCCTACAGGGCTGCCTGTGCCGCCCTCATTGGTGTCACCAATGGGCACATATCAGAGAATTGAGTACGGCAGGAGGGTCGGCAATGGAGGGAATTCCTTCTACCAGCCTTCCGGCATGCCGGTGCCTTACCCTCCTCCATGGACTACTAACAACCTTACGGGAGATGCAAACAATCCATCGGGAGATGTGGATCAAAGAGAAGGAGGGGAGAGCAGCATGTGA
- the LOC105058788 gene encoding LOB domain-containing protein 25 — protein sequence MASSSTSSSNSPCAACKFLRRKCMPGCIFAPYFPPEEPQKFANVHKIFGASNVTKLLNELLPHQREDAVNSLAYEAEARVKDPVYGCVGAISVLQRQVQRLQKELDAANADLLRYACSEIPTGLPVPPSLVSPMGTYQRIEYGRRVGNGGNSFYQPSGMPVPYPPPWTTNNLTGDANNPSGDVDQREGGESSM from the coding sequence ATGGCATCGTCGAGTACTTCTTCTTCCAACTCCCCCTGCGCCGCCTGCAAATTCTTGCGGAGGAAGTGCATGCCAGGCTGCATCTTCGCACCCTACTTCCCCCCAGAAGAGCCGCAGAAATTTGCCAACGTCCACAAGATCTTCGGGGCCAGCAACGTCACCAAGCTCCTCAACGAGCTCCTCCCCCACCAGCGGGAGGATGCCGTCAACTCGCTCGCCTACGAGGCGGAGGCCCGGGTGAAGGACCCCGTGTACGGCTGTGTTGGGGCCATCTCGGTCCTCCAGCGACAGGTCCAAAGGCTCCAGAAGGAGCTGGACGCCGCCAACGCCGACCTCCTCCGCTATGCTTGCAGCGAGATCCCTACAGGGCTGCCTGTGCCGCCCTCATTGGTGTCACCAATGGGCACATATCAGAGAATTGAGTACGGCAGGAGGGTCGGCAATGGAGGGAATTCCTTCTACCAGCCTTCCGGCATGCCGGTGCCTTACCCTCCTCCATGGACTACTAACAACCTTACGGGAGATGCAAACAATCCATCGGGAGATGTGGATCAAAGAGAAGGAGGGGAGAGCAGCATGTGA